The Candidatus Oleimmundimicrobium sp. DNA segment AAAAAATTAACTTCTCTCATAAAGGATTTAAAGAAAGAGCAAGGCGAGGTAATTGTTACACACCGGGGCGAGCCGGTGGCGGTGCTAACCAGCATTGATAGATATTTGGAAGAGCAACAAGCTTTTAAGGAATTTTCTGACCCAAGCTATATTAAAGCTCTTTTGGAAGCGAAAACTGAGATTAGAGAAGGAAAGGGCATTCCCGCTGAAGAGGTTTTCAAAAAGAAAGGACTTTAAGTGTACGGGGGGATTTTTTCTCGAAGAGCTGAAAGAGCATATTTAAAGTTGCAGCAAAGGGAAGCAAAACGGATTAAAGAAGCAATAATTAAATTGCAAAATGAGCC contains these protein-coding regions:
- a CDS encoding type II toxin-antitoxin system prevent-host-death family antitoxin; translation: MLNVLGLPFIGTDKLRKKLTSLIKDLKKEQGEVIVTHRGEPVAVLTSIDRYLEEQQAFKEFSDPSYIKALLEAKTEIREGKGIPAEEVFKKKGL